CTTTTCCGGAAATTGAAAAGGGCCGTAGTTATTAGAGCAGTTGGAAATAACCACCGGCATGTGAAAAGTATGGTGGTAAGCCCTCACCAAATGATCGCTGCTTGCTTTTGAAGCAGAATAAGGAGAGCGTGGATCATAAGCCGTTGTTTCATAAAAATAGCCTTCATCCCCTAGCGATCCGTATACTTCATCTGTAGAAATATGGTAAAAGAGATTTTTTCCGTTAGCTGCGGTTTTCATGTCCCAGATTTCCCGTGCAGCATTCAGCAGGTTTAATGTTCCTATGATATTGGTATAAATAAATGCATTAGGATCTGAAATACTGCGGTCCACGTGACTCTCAGCAGCGAGATGAATCACTGAATCAAATTGATGCTCATGGAAAAGCCGCGTAATAAATTCGGCATCCGCAATGTCACCTTTTATAAACTGGTAATTTTCTTTGTTCTCAATATCCTTCAGATTTTCAAGGTTTCCGGCATAGGTCAGCAGGTCAAGATTAATGATTTGATAGTGAGGAAATTTCTTCACAAAATGCCGTACCACATGCGACCCGATAAACCCAGCTCCCCCGGTGATCAATATTTTTCTTTCCAAATTCATTTTTCTTCTTTTTCAGTTAATGCAAGATGTTTTTCCCAGTTCCAGGCTGTGGAAACCATGTCGGCCAGATCGAGTTCTGCTTTCCAGCCAAGTTCCTTATTGGCAAACTCTGTATCTGCATATACAGCTATCACATCTCCTTTTCTGCGAGTGCCAATTTCGTAGTTCAGTTTTTGGCCGGTCACTTTTTCAAAAGTTTTTATCGTTTCCAATACAGAATATCCTTTTCCAGTACCAAGATTAAATATTTCATAATTGCTTTTTTGCCGCGCATTGAGCATTCGTTCCAGTGCCACGACATGAGCATTGGCCAGGTCTGCCACGTGAATATAATCGCGGATGCAGGTGCCGTCCGGAGTGGGATAATCATCGCCATAAACCGTGATCTTGTTCCGCTTGCCAATCGCAGTCTGCGTAATCAGCGGCATCAGGTTGTTGGGCGTGCCGATGGGCAATTCGCCAATCAACGCTGAAGGATGGGCCCCGGTGGGGTTAAAGTAGCGGAGCGAAACGCAATTAAGAGCGCTGGCGCGACAGGTATCGGCCAGAATATCTTCTGCCATTTTCTTCGTATTTCCATAAGGAGATTCCGCTTTTTTTACCGGAGCATTTTCTGAAACCGGCAATGAATCCGGTTCTCCATATACGGTGCAGGAGGAGGAGAAGACAATATGCTGAATCTGATTGTCTGCCATTAATTCCAGAAGATTCAACAAGGAAACCAGGTTGTTGCGATAATACAGCAATGGATTTTCCACTGATTCGCCCACCGCCTTTAACGCAGCAAAGTGGATGACAGCCTTTATATCAGGATGTTCTGCAAATAAAAGGGCAAGTTCTTCCTTATTCTGCAGATCAGTTTTGGAAAAAAAAGGATTCTTGTGAGTAATGGCTGCAATGCCAGCCAGCACATTCTCATGGCTGTTGCTCAGGTTATCAGCAATTACCACTTCATAACCGTTATTCAATAATTCCACGGCTGTGTGGGAACCGATAAAACCTGTACCTCCTGTTACTAAAACCTTTATTGTCAAAGCCCCTGATCGTTTTTCAGTGCTCTTGCTGCACCTGTGTCAATTTTTCCTTTTTCAACTGCTTCCTGAAATATTCCAGCGTTATGTCAAGCCCTTCTTTCCTGGATACTGTTGGTTGCCAACCGAAGAGCTTTTGAGCCAGTGTGATGTCAGGCTTGCGTTGTTGGGGATCATTTATCGGCAAGGGTTCATAAATTAATTTTGAGCCCGCACGGGTCAGTTTCAGAATTTCCTCGGCAAATTCTTTAATTGTAATTTCATCAGGATTTCCAATGTTTACCGGATAAAAGTATTCTGAATGCAGCAACCGGTAAATGCCTTCAATCATGTCATCCACATAGCAGAAAGAGCGGGTTTGGCTGCCATCGCCATATACGGTAATGGGTTCCTCCCGCAAAGCCTGGCTGATGAAAGTCGGCAAAGCCCGCCCATCGTCCAGTCGCATTCGGGGTCCATAAACGTTGAATATCCGGATAATGCGCACATCCAGCCCATGAAAATTATGGTATGCCATGGTCATAGCCTCCTGGAATCTTTTGGCCTCATCATACACTCCGCGCGGCCCGACCGGATTCACGTTGCCCCAATATTCCTCCGTTTGCGGATGCACTTCCGGATCTCCATACACCTCTGAAGTGGAGGCCACAAGGATCCTGGCTTTCTTTGCTTTGGCAAGGCCCAACAGGTTGTGGGTTCCCAGGGAGCCGACCTTGAGAGTTTGTATCGGCATCTTCAAATAATCTATGGGGCTGGCCGGAGATGCGAAATGCAGAATGTAATCAAGATCACCCGGCACGTGTACAAACTTTGAAACATCGTGATGGTAGAACTCGAAGTTTTCCAGTTTGAACAGGTGAGAAATATTTTCGAGGTTTCCGGTGATCAGGTT
The Bacteroidia bacterium genome window above contains:
- the rfbB gene encoding dTDP-glucose 4,6-dehydratase, with product MERKILITGGAGFIGSHVVRHFVKKFPHYQIINLDLLTYAGNLENLKDIENKENYQFIKGDIADAEFITRLFHEHQFDSVIHLAAESHVDRSISDPNAFIYTNIIGTLNLLNAAREIWDMKTAANGKNLFYHISTDEVYGSLGDEGYFYETTAYDPRSPYSASKASSDHLVRAYHHTFHMPVVISNCSNNYGPFQFPEKLIPLMIHNIRDKKPLPVYGKGENIRDWLYVEDHVSAIDVIFHKGRNGETYNIGGENEWKNIKLVRMLCEVMDEKLGRKPGESAELITFVTDRPGHDKRYAIDCGKLKGELGWTQSLDFEEGLEKTVKWYLKNEEWLNHVTSGKYQEYYEKQYASK
- the galE gene encoding UDP-glucose 4-epimerase GalE — its product is MTIKVLVTGGTGFIGSHTAVELLNNGYEVVIADNLSNSHENVLAGIAAITHKNPFFSKTDLQNKEELALLFAEHPDIKAVIHFAALKAVGESVENPLLYYRNNLVSLLNLLELMADNQIQHIVFSSSCTVYGEPDSLPVSENAPVKKAESPYGNTKKMAEDILADTCRASALNCVSLRYFNPTGAHPSALIGELPIGTPNNLMPLITQTAIGKRNKITVYGDDYPTPDGTCIRDYIHVADLANAHVVALERMLNARQKSNYEIFNLGTGKGYSVLETIKTFEKVTGQKLNYEIGTRRKGDVIAVYADTEFANKELGWKAELDLADMVSTAWNWEKHLALTEKEEK
- a CDS encoding UDP-glucuronic acid decarboxylase family protein; amino-acid sequence: MKDSTQPRILITGAAGFLGSHLSDRFIKEGYKVIGMDNLITGNLENISHLFKLENFEFYHHDVSKFVHVPGDLDYILHFASPASPIDYLKMPIQTLKVGSLGTHNLLGLAKAKKARILVASTSEVYGDPEVHPQTEEYWGNVNPVGPRGVYDEAKRFQEAMTMAYHNFHGLDVRIIRIFNVYGPRMRLDDGRALPTFISQALREEPITVYGDGSQTRSFCYVDDMIEGIYRLLHSEYFYPVNIGNPDEITIKEFAEEILKLTRAGSKLIYEPLPINDPQQRKPDITLAQKLFGWQPTVSRKEGLDITLEYFRKQLKKEKLTQVQQEH